A genomic stretch from Litoribacterium kuwaitense includes:
- a CDS encoding DUF3899 domain-containing protein, protein MKRRLLITCIITLLGTGLLLFLYGEISSIMLSNALFIVTLVYLSAAIILHVIGSGFFDGFTYGYKKLRKHTSKTEQLIENDDTRTPDFTGTKPTRAKKEWMYSLYIFAASCFFLSLLLIVL, encoded by the coding sequence ATGAAGAGAAGATTGTTAATCACTTGCATCATTACATTATTAGGTACAGGCTTACTGCTCTTTCTATACGGTGAAATATCTAGCATCATGCTTAGCAACGCTTTATTTATCGTAACGCTCGTTTACTTATCAGCTGCGATCATTTTACATGTCATCGGCTCTGGGTTTTTTGACGGCTTCACTTACGGATATAAAAAACTTCGTAAGCATACATCAAAAACGGAGCAATTGATTGAAAATGATGATACGCGCACGCCTGATTTCACAGGTACGAAGCCTACGCGAGCAAAAAAAGAATGGATGTACAGCTTATACATATTTGCGGCAAGCTGTTTTTTCCTCAGCCTTTTGCTCATTGTCCTTTAA
- a CDS encoding phosphotransferase family protein gives MGVVDIYWQRWRLREGFHRKEEAFREIEGTFTEHVHSMIPVEEGGDSSTFLVNEDRIIKVAKDRMTAQRLANETDFLSSAVHTLVPRLLTANVERLSEGSWSCQLFVKGLSGERCRPPEEAWDEIAAQLGELLSYVHCTNVLNGNLPFEPLPGAEKQLSRLAQYRSILYDHPQFSEAWRPFLEGNINIPVKSPLTPVVVHGDIKGEHLLLNQTRTKLLALIDWADICLSDPARDFSGLAIWLGRSFVEKVLLHYRQPVDSGLVDRALFYARSQSLIHLGERLEGESDAPLHLLETQLGWAFAEEA, from the coding sequence TTGGGAGTCGTAGATATTTACTGGCAAAGATGGCGTTTAAGGGAGGGCTTTCATAGAAAAGAAGAGGCGTTTAGAGAAATTGAAGGGACCTTCACTGAGCATGTTCACTCGATGATTCCTGTAGAAGAAGGTGGCGATTCTTCAACCTTTCTTGTGAATGAAGACCGCATCATCAAGGTGGCAAAAGATCGAATGACCGCCCAGCGGCTCGCCAATGAAACAGACTTCTTGTCCTCAGCAGTGCATACACTGGTGCCGCGGTTACTCACGGCAAATGTAGAAAGGCTTTCTGAGGGGAGCTGGAGCTGTCAGCTTTTTGTAAAGGGATTGTCGGGCGAAAGGTGTCGTCCGCCTGAAGAAGCATGGGACGAGATTGCCGCGCAGCTTGGTGAGCTTCTCTCTTATGTTCATTGCACTAATGTGTTGAATGGCAATCTGCCTTTTGAACCGTTGCCGGGCGCAGAAAAGCAGCTCAGCCGACTTGCTCAATATCGCTCAATTCTGTACGATCATCCGCAATTTTCTGAGGCGTGGCGACCGTTTCTGGAAGGAAATATTAACATTCCTGTCAAATCTCCTCTTACTCCTGTTGTTGTGCACGGTGATATCAAGGGGGAGCATTTGCTATTGAATCAAACGCGCACTAAGCTTCTTGCGCTCATCGATTGGGCCGACATTTGCTTAAGTGATCCAGCTCGTGATTTTAGCGGGTTAGCGATTTGGCTTGGGCGTTCGTTTGTCGAAAAGGTTCTTTTACATTATCGCCAACCCGTTGATTCGGGGCTGGTAGATCGAGCCTTGTTTTATGCACGCTCTCAATCGTTAATTCATCTTGGCGAACGTCTTGAAGGCGAGTCTGATGCACCGTTGCATTTGCTTGAGACACAATTGGGCTGGGCTTTTGCTGAAGAAGCATAA
- a CDS encoding carboxypeptidase M32, with product MTEKKNVEQSYLELVDKISQYHEAIGLIAWDLRTGAPKKGVQRRAEVLGGLSEEAFRLQTSAEMKQLTDQLLENEAALSEKMKRAVHESRKTYDLSTKIPPEKYRAHVVLRAEAESAWESAKESADFSVFQPYLEKLVANTKEFLELWGYEGHPYNRLMDQFEPGVTVDVVDRVFKQVREAIVPLLKSIQHSSNTPKTDFLFHSFPEEEQKAFSLNVLERMGYNFSAGRLDTTVHPFAIGLNPNDVRVTTKYDENDFRVAVFGTIHEGGHALYEQNISEDLVGTPLATGASYGIHESQSLFWENFVGRNRAFWREHYEKLKAHAVEQFDNVSEEEFYRAINEVKPSLIRIEADELTYCLHIMVRYEIEKGIFDGTYEVKDLPTIWNDKMEEYLGIRPPDDAQGVLQDVHWSGGDFGYFPSYALGYIYAAQFAEAMSRDFDLTDVIKNGDFSRIRKWLTTNVHQYGKMKTPRELVYDITGGSLDAAPIINYLTKKYTDIYQL from the coding sequence TTGACAGAAAAAAAGAATGTCGAACAATCCTATTTAGAACTGGTAGACAAAATAAGTCAGTATCATGAAGCGATCGGATTAATTGCCTGGGATTTACGAACAGGCGCACCGAAAAAAGGGGTGCAGCGACGGGCTGAAGTGCTAGGTGGCCTTTCTGAAGAAGCCTTCCGTTTACAAACGTCAGCAGAAATGAAGCAGCTGACTGATCAGCTCCTTGAAAACGAAGCTGCCCTCTCTGAAAAAATGAAAAGAGCTGTCCATGAAAGCCGGAAAACGTACGACCTGTCCACTAAAATTCCTCCGGAAAAGTATCGGGCTCACGTTGTGTTAAGAGCAGAGGCTGAAAGTGCTTGGGAAAGCGCGAAGGAATCTGCTGATTTTTCCGTATTCCAGCCGTACTTAGAAAAGCTTGTTGCCAATACGAAGGAATTTTTGGAGTTATGGGGGTATGAAGGGCATCCTTATAACCGATTAATGGATCAATTTGAGCCAGGAGTGACGGTTGACGTCGTTGACCGCGTGTTCAAACAAGTTCGAGAGGCGATTGTGCCGCTGCTAAAAAGCATACAACATTCTTCAAACACACCAAAGACGGATTTCTTGTTCCATTCCTTTCCCGAAGAAGAACAAAAAGCTTTCAGTTTAAACGTGTTAGAACGAATGGGCTACAACTTTTCTGCTGGTCGTTTGGACACGACCGTTCATCCTTTTGCGATCGGCTTAAATCCAAATGATGTCCGCGTAACGACGAAATATGATGAGAATGACTTCCGTGTCGCTGTTTTCGGTACGATTCATGAAGGAGGACATGCCCTTTACGAACAAAACATTAGCGAAGACCTCGTCGGCACGCCACTTGCGACAGGTGCTTCTTACGGTATACACGAGTCACAGTCATTGTTCTGGGAAAATTTTGTAGGCCGCAATCGGGCTTTTTGGCGTGAGCACTATGAAAAGCTGAAGGCGCATGCTGTTGAACAATTTGACAATGTGTCAGAAGAGGAATTTTATCGAGCTATCAATGAAGTCAAGCCTTCTCTGATCCGGATTGAGGCTGATGAATTGACGTATTGCCTCCATATTATGGTGCGTTACGAAATTGAAAAAGGGATTTTCGACGGCACGTACGAAGTAAAGGATTTGCCTACAATCTGGAACGATAAAATGGAAGAATATCTTGGTATTCGACCGCCGGATGATGCGCAAGGTGTCCTGCAGGACGTGCACTGGTCGGGAGGGGACTTCGGATATTTTCCTTCGTACGCCTTAGGTTACATTTACGCAGCCCAGTTTGCTGAAGCGATGTCTCGTGATTTTGACTTGACCGACGTCATTAAAAACGGGGATTTTTCCCGCATTCGCAAGTGGTTGACGACAAACGTCCATCAATATGGGAAAATGAAAACACCGCGGGAGCTAGTCTACGACATTACAGGTGGTTCCCTTGACGCTGCGCCGATTATTAACTATTTAACGAAAAAATATACCGATATTTATCAGCTTTGA